In Corynebacterium guangdongense, one DNA window encodes the following:
- a CDS encoding GNAT family N-acetyltransferase, giving the protein MAEPRLIRTTIDSPEAKVLVDAISADYLERYGEREDIDPAEELARYPAELMTSPYGGFYLLELDGEIVAGGGFMYLDDETAEIKRVWTSAAHRRRGLSRRIITLLESEIVARGYRNAYLTTGPLQPEAKAMYLHLGFTPLYDTTVDSTELPYLGFEKVLAPDNPGVHVPKALGERAERHRRILAALEDPEAGPITRLRDL; this is encoded by the coding sequence GTGGCTGAGCCCCGGCTGATCCGCACCACCATCGACTCGCCGGAGGCGAAGGTGCTGGTCGACGCCATCTCCGCGGACTACCTCGAGCGCTACGGCGAGCGGGAGGACATCGATCCGGCCGAGGAGCTCGCGCGCTATCCGGCCGAACTGATGACCTCGCCGTACGGCGGCTTCTACCTGCTCGAGTTGGACGGCGAGATCGTCGCCGGCGGCGGTTTCATGTATCTCGACGACGAGACCGCCGAGATCAAGCGGGTCTGGACCTCGGCCGCGCACCGGCGCCGGGGGCTGTCGAGGCGCATCATCACGCTGCTCGAGTCGGAGATCGTGGCCCGCGGTTATCGCAACGCCTACCTGACCACCGGCCCGTTGCAGCCGGAGGCCAAGGCGATGTACCTCCACCTCGGTTTCACGCCGCTCTACGACACCACGGTTGATTCAACGGAACTTCCCTACCTGGGGTTCGAGAAGGTGCTGGCCCCGGACAACCCGGGGGTGCACGTGCCGAAGGCGCTCGGGGAGCGGGCCGAGCGGCACCGCCGGATCCTCGCGGCTCTCGAGGACCCGGAGGCGGGCCCGATCACGCGTCTGCGCGACCTGTAA
- a CDS encoding proline--tRNA ligase gives MITRMSQLFLCTLRDDPADAEVPSHKLLVRAGYIRRAAPGIYSWLPLGLRTLRKIEDHVRSEMDAIGAQEMLFPGLLPREPYQTTGRWDEYGDELFRLKDRKGADMLLGPTHEEMFTATVKDLYASYKDFPVTLYQIQTKYRDEARPRAGILRGREFVMKDSYSFDMSDEGLAESYAKHRTAYQRIFDGLGVDYVICQATSGAMGGSASEEFLAVSPTGEDTFVRSSDGEYAANVEAVVTPRPEPVDYSATPAAVKHETPVSETIETLVEWANGAGIQVEGRAVTAADTLKCMTVVVTRLDEEGNEVEELTGVLVPGDRALDEKRLEAALEPATFRLAEEEDFRKHPFLVKGYIGPEGLNRNGVPVLADPRIAEGSAWITGADEDQRHYVNLVNGRDFTVDGYVEAAEIKEGDRAPEGHGTLSLARGIELGHIFQLGRKYTEAFDVQILDENGKRSVPTMGSYGVGVSRLMAAIAEQRHDEKGLVWPKQIAPYQVHVAVANKDAAAVSAGDELVAALDAAGVEVLFDDRPKVSPGVKFKDAELLGMPFAVILGRAFAEGNVELRVRGGETSEVPYEGVVERLLELVRG, from the coding sequence ATGATCACCCGCATGTCTCAGCTTTTCTTGTGCACGCTGCGCGATGACCCCGCTGACGCTGAAGTCCCCTCCCACAAGCTGCTTGTCCGCGCCGGCTACATTCGCCGCGCCGCCCCGGGCATCTACTCCTGGCTGCCGCTGGGCCTGCGCACCCTGCGCAAGATCGAGGACCACGTCCGCAGCGAGATGGACGCCATCGGCGCCCAGGAGATGCTGTTCCCGGGACTGCTCCCGCGCGAGCCTTACCAGACCACCGGTCGCTGGGACGAGTACGGTGACGAGCTCTTCCGTCTCAAGGACCGCAAGGGCGCCGACATGCTGCTCGGTCCGACCCACGAGGAGATGTTCACCGCGACCGTCAAGGATCTGTACGCGTCGTACAAGGACTTCCCGGTCACGCTGTACCAGATCCAGACCAAGTACCGCGATGAGGCGCGTCCGCGCGCGGGGATCCTGCGCGGTCGCGAGTTCGTGATGAAGGACTCCTACTCCTTCGACATGTCGGACGAGGGGCTGGCGGAATCCTACGCGAAGCACCGCACCGCCTACCAGCGCATCTTTGACGGCCTCGGCGTCGACTACGTGATCTGTCAGGCCACCTCCGGGGCCATGGGTGGATCGGCCTCCGAGGAGTTCCTCGCCGTCTCCCCGACGGGTGAGGACACCTTCGTGCGCTCCTCCGACGGTGAGTACGCGGCCAACGTCGAGGCCGTGGTCACCCCGCGCCCGGAGCCGGTCGACTACTCGGCGACCCCGGCCGCGGTCAAGCACGAGACCCCGGTCTCCGAGACCATCGAGACCCTGGTCGAGTGGGCCAACGGGGCCGGAATCCAGGTCGAGGGCCGCGCCGTCACGGCCGCCGACACCCTCAAGTGCATGACCGTCGTGGTCACCCGCCTGGACGAGGAGGGCAACGAGGTCGAGGAACTGACCGGCGTGCTGGTCCCGGGCGACCGCGCGCTCGATGAGAAGCGCCTGGAGGCGGCCCTCGAGCCGGCCACCTTCCGCCTGGCCGAGGAGGAGGACTTCAGGAAGCATCCGTTCCTGGTCAAAGGCTACATCGGGCCAGAGGGCCTGAACCGGAACGGTGTGCCCGTCCTGGCCGATCCGCGCATCGCGGAAGGTTCTGCCTGGATCACCGGCGCCGACGAGGACCAGCGCCACTACGTCAACCTCGTCAACGGCCGGGACTTCACCGTCGACGGCTACGTCGAGGCCGCCGAGATCAAGGAGGGTGATCGGGCCCCGGAGGGACACGGCACGCTGAGCCTGGCTCGCGGCATCGAGCTGGGCCACATCTTCCAGCTGGGCCGCAAGTACACCGAGGCCTTCGACGTCCAGATCCTCGACGAGAACGGCAAGCGCTCGGTCCCCACCATGGGTTCCTACGGCGTCGGCGTCTCCCGCCTGATGGCCGCGATCGCCGAGCAGCGCCACGACGAGAAGGGGCTGGTGTGGCCGAAGCAGATCGCCCCGTACCAGGTCCACGTCGCCGTCGCCAACAAGGACGCCGCCGCCGTGTCGGCCGGTGACGAGCTGGTCGCCGCCCTCGACGCCGCCGGCGTCGAGGTTCTCTTCGATGATCGCCCGAAGGTCTCCCCGGGCGTGAAGTTCAAGGACGCCGAGCTGCTCGGCATGCCTTTCGCCGTCATCCTGGGCCGCGCCTTCGCTGAGGGCAACGTCGAGTTGCGCGTGCGCGGCGGCGAGACCTCCGAGGTCCCCTACGAGGGCGTCGTCGAGCGCCTGCTCGAGCTGGTCCGTGGCTGA
- the yaaA gene encoding peroxide stress protein YaaA → MLIVLPPSETKAHGGDGAPMDPAALSFPTLNPIRREIATELAALPVDEALGVLGISEKLRREAESNQRLFTSPTMPAILRYTGVLYDALEPATLPTWDRLAIGSALFGVVGAGDPIPHYRLSGGTKLGGRTLKSRFGSSITEALDDADGAGLVLDLRSGAYQALGRLKRAVTVRVETPDGKVVSHFNKFHKGLLARHLADKDAASAEEVVELARAAGMDMTLSAPAQLTLVVESATSSTN, encoded by the coding sequence ATGCTGATTGTCCTGCCTCCTTCCGAAACCAAGGCTCACGGCGGTGACGGTGCCCCAATGGATCCGGCCGCGCTCTCCTTCCCCACCCTCAATCCCATCCGCCGCGAGATCGCCACCGAGCTGGCCGCGCTGCCCGTGGACGAGGCGCTCGGGGTCCTCGGGATCTCCGAGAAACTGCGCCGGGAGGCCGAGTCCAACCAGCGGCTGTTCACCTCCCCGACGATGCCCGCGATCCTGCGCTACACCGGTGTGCTCTACGACGCCCTCGAGCCCGCCACTCTGCCGACCTGGGATCGGTTGGCCATCGGCTCCGCGCTCTTCGGCGTCGTCGGCGCCGGGGACCCGATTCCCCACTACCGCCTCTCCGGCGGCACGAAGCTGGGTGGCCGGACCCTGAAGTCGCGCTTCGGCAGCTCGATCACGGAGGCGCTTGACGACGCCGACGGCGCCGGCCTGGTCCTGGATCTGCGTTCCGGGGCCTACCAGGCGCTGGGCCGGCTCAAGCGCGCCGTCACCGTGCGGGTGGAGACCCCGGACGGCAAGGTGGTCAGCCACTTCAACAAATTCCACAAGGGCCTGCTGGCCCGGCACCTGGCGGACAAGGACGCCGCCTCCGCAGAGGAGGTCGTGGAACTGGCCCGGGCAGCCGGGATGGACATGACCTTGTCCGCTCCGGCACAGCTGACGCTGGTCGTCGAATCAGCGACCTCGTCCACCAACTAA
- a CDS encoding ATP-binding protein, with product MSPRNPFRPTFGASPHHWAGRQTILDDFREGIADGPGDPHRSLIISGARGIGKTVLLTELEDIAAEAGWIVLRATGREDTVDVLVDSTIPEKIRQLDPPATRALTGVGVTGLGRIEVDRIAEDKPAPTLTSRMRELLSLLRGAGVLITVDEVQDADPDALSALANGYQDLVRDDEEVALVMAGLSHGVGQLLDLPGTTFLRRARRYELGPLTDTDAAVTLRETAESGGLPFVERAVPAAVDIARGYPYLVQLVGYLAFRTAARDGSSAISRSAVEAIREEAVETMGVQVHHPSLKGLPPAQLNYLQAMSDLVFDVGDDAAAVSTSEIAAELGKTPNATTDTRGKLLERGLIDAAGWGRVAFTLPYMANFLRGGGRINRIS from the coding sequence ATGAGCCCGCGCAACCCCTTCCGTCCGACCTTCGGCGCCTCCCCGCACCATTGGGCGGGCCGCCAGACCATCCTCGACGATTTCCGTGAAGGCATCGCCGACGGACCCGGCGATCCGCACCGTTCGCTGATCATCTCGGGCGCCCGCGGCATCGGCAAGACGGTGTTGCTCACCGAGCTGGAGGACATCGCCGCCGAGGCCGGCTGGATCGTGCTGCGGGCCACCGGCCGGGAGGACACCGTCGACGTGCTCGTCGACTCCACCATCCCGGAGAAGATCCGGCAGCTCGATCCCCCGGCGACGCGTGCCCTGACCGGTGTGGGCGTCACGGGGCTGGGCCGCATCGAGGTGGACCGGATCGCCGAGGACAAGCCGGCCCCGACGCTGACGTCGAGGATGCGCGAACTGCTGTCGCTGTTGCGTGGGGCGGGCGTGCTCATCACCGTCGATGAGGTCCAGGACGCCGACCCGGACGCCCTCTCCGCCCTGGCCAACGGCTACCAGGACCTCGTGCGCGACGACGAGGAGGTCGCCCTGGTCATGGCTGGTCTGAGCCATGGCGTCGGCCAGCTGCTCGACCTGCCCGGCACGACCTTCCTGAGGCGGGCGCGGCGCTATGAGCTCGGTCCGCTGACCGACACCGACGCAGCCGTCACGCTGCGGGAAACCGCCGAGTCGGGTGGTCTGCCCTTCGTGGAGCGGGCCGTACCCGCCGCCGTCGATATCGCGCGCGGCTACCCCTACCTGGTGCAGCTGGTGGGCTACCTCGCGTTCCGGACGGCGGCGCGGGATGGGTCGTCGGCGATCTCCCGCTCCGCCGTTGAGGCGATCCGCGAGGAGGCCGTCGAGACGATGGGAGTCCAGGTCCACCACCCCTCCCTCAAGGGGCTGCCACCCGCGCAGCTGAACTACCTGCAGGCGATGAGCGACCTAGTCTTCGACGTCGGTGACGACGCGGCCGCGGTGTCCACCTCGGAGATCGCTGCGGAGCTGGGCAAGACCCCGAACGCCACCACCGACACCCGGGGCAAGCTGCTCGAGCGCGGGCTCATCGACGCCGCCGGCTGGGGCCGGGTCGCCTTCACGCTCCCCTACATGGCGAATTTTCTGCGCGGGGGCGGGCGCATCAACCGCATCAGCTAG
- a CDS encoding TRAP transporter large permease, with translation MLTPSAVAALILLVGVIALIAASVPIAIAIGLPSLLAAMAVLGPENAMQAVAQRMFTGTNSFSLLAIPFFVLAGALMNSGGIATRLIDAAKVLVGRMPANLAMTNVVANGLFGSVSGAAVASASAIGTIMSPRMREEGYGRAYSAAVNVASAPAGMLLPPSNTFIVYSLVSSTSIAALFMAGVGPGMLWLLAVLLMALYLSRRENYRREVEHPSLGLILLTLWRAVPSVAMIFIVIGGILLGWFTPTESAAIAVLYCLVLGFAYRNIRVRDLPAILLSATRTTSIVMLLVAASSALSWVMAFAGIPDLIASGLLGISENKIVILLIIMAILLVIGTFMDPTPAILIFVPIFLPIVTELGVDPVHFGAMVVMNLSLGVITPPVGNVLFVGAQVAGLRIEPVIARLWPYLVALVVALLVVAFVPALSIWLPTQLGLMTPLGAA, from the coding sequence ATGCTGACTCCATCCGCCGTTGCGGCACTGATTCTGCTGGTCGGCGTCATCGCGCTGATCGCCGCGTCCGTCCCCATCGCCATCGCCATCGGCCTGCCGTCGCTGCTGGCCGCGATGGCCGTCCTGGGGCCGGAGAACGCCATGCAGGCCGTCGCCCAGCGCATGTTCACGGGCACGAACTCCTTCTCCCTGCTCGCGATCCCCTTCTTCGTCCTGGCCGGCGCGCTGATGAATTCCGGCGGCATCGCCACCCGCCTCATTGACGCCGCCAAGGTCCTGGTCGGGCGCATGCCCGCCAACCTGGCGATGACCAACGTCGTGGCCAACGGACTCTTCGGGTCGGTCTCCGGTGCGGCGGTGGCCTCGGCCTCCGCGATCGGCACGATCATGAGCCCGCGCATGCGCGAGGAGGGCTACGGCCGCGCCTACTCGGCCGCGGTCAACGTCGCCAGCGCGCCCGCTGGCATGCTGCTGCCGCCGTCGAACACCTTCATCGTCTACTCGCTGGTGTCCTCGACCTCGATCGCCGCGCTGTTCATGGCCGGTGTCGGACCGGGCATGCTGTGGCTGCTCGCGGTCCTGCTGATGGCGCTGTACCTGTCCCGGCGCGAGAATTACCGCCGTGAGGTCGAGCACCCCTCACTGGGCCTGATCCTGCTCACGCTGTGGCGGGCGGTGCCCAGCGTCGCGATGATCTTCATCGTCATCGGCGGCATCCTGCTCGGCTGGTTCACCCCGACCGAGTCCGCGGCCATCGCGGTGCTTTACTGCCTGGTCCTGGGCTTCGCCTACCGCAACATCAGGGTGCGGGATCTGCCGGCGATTCTCCTTTCGGCCACGCGCACGACCTCGATCGTCATGCTGCTGGTGGCGGCGTCCTCCGCGCTGTCCTGGGTCATGGCCTTCGCCGGCATCCCCGATCTCATCGCCTCCGGTCTGCTGGGCATCTCGGAGAACAAGATCGTCATCCTGCTGATCATCATGGCCATCCTGCTGGTCATCGGCACCTTCATGGATCCGACCCCGGCCATCCTCATCTTCGTGCCGATCTTCCTGCCGATCGTCACCGAGCTCGGCGTGGATCCGGTCCACTTCGGCGCGATGGTCGTCATGAACCTCTCGCTGGGCGTGATCACGCCGCCGGTGGGCAACGTCCTCTTCGTCGGCGCCCAGGTCGCGGGCCTGCGCATCGAGCCGGTGATCGCCAGGCTCTGGCCATACCTCGTCGCGCTGGTCGTCGCGTTGCTGGTGGTCGCTTTCGTGCCGGCGCTCTCGATCTGGTTGCCGACCCAGTTGGGACTGATGACCCCGCTGGGGGCCGCTTAA
- a CDS encoding TRAP transporter small permease: MSTLRTTLNTVLAVVSVTLFALLVATVSWQVFSRQVIHEPSTWSEELAKILFVWLSFLGSAFLFGERGHIAVDFLARQLSPMGQRVAQIFVQLMILVFALMGLVWGGVLAAQIAWNQNLTALPFTIGWVYTVIPLAGAFIAVFAVLDIIGVATGRTEPYPEIEDAEGTVTDLPSGEGVAEAHAAAHAVTGHGAVPVSQQDPERPADPSGPGASEKKEDDR; this comes from the coding sequence ATGAGCACACTTCGCACAACCCTCAACACGGTGCTGGCGGTCGTCTCCGTCACGCTTTTCGCACTGCTGGTGGCCACCGTGTCCTGGCAGGTCTTCTCCCGCCAGGTCATCCACGAACCCTCCACCTGGTCCGAGGAATTGGCCAAGATTCTCTTCGTCTGGCTCTCCTTCCTGGGTTCCGCCTTCCTCTTCGGGGAGCGCGGACACATCGCCGTCGACTTCCTCGCCCGCCAACTCTCCCCGATGGGGCAGCGGGTGGCGCAGATCTTCGTGCAGCTGATGATCCTCGTCTTCGCCCTGATGGGCCTGGTCTGGGGCGGCGTACTCGCCGCGCAGATCGCCTGGAACCAGAACCTCACCGCCCTGCCCTTCACCATCGGCTGGGTCTACACCGTCATTCCGCTCGCGGGCGCCTTCATCGCGGTCTTCGCCGTCCTCGACATCATCGGCGTGGCCACCGGGCGCACCGAACCCTATCCGGAGATCGAGGACGCCGAGGGCACGGTCACTGATCTCCCGTCGGGCGAGGGCGTGGCCGAGGCCCACGCCGCCGCCCACGCGGTGACCGGGCACGGCGCCGTCCCCGTGTCCCAGCAGGATCCCGAGCGTCCCGCGGACCCCTCGGGTCCGGGCGCGTCCGAGAAGAAGGAGGATGACCGATAA
- a CDS encoding TRAP transporter substrate-binding protein gives MSQPQLTARAGRSRWPSGLRAALATVTVAATAALSACANLGGLNLDTVGAPDQTTYVKLALNQTETHPSYIALDNFAERFSERTDGRWDIDIFPNEQLGSQQEVLQFVSSGAIEMAIVSGTQLENLNKDFQVLNMPTTFSDVEHQMRVIRQDEIVGDLFDSLAASNNISVIGGFTQGSRSIYTSGSPVLTPEDLHGRKIRVQESDMHIRMIQLMGGSATPLSYGEVYTAIQSGVLDGAENNEVSYVTQKHNEVAPFWSYTNHLVGLDYMIMRTDLREAMSPADRAVFDEEWDAAMTEHTALWDEETRRAIEQGEAAGAEFVTPDQEAFRTALEPIADEFLVSDQQRDLYERIRAEVEPVGEGR, from the coding sequence ATGAGCCAACCACAACTCACGGCACGCGCGGGGAGGTCGCGCTGGCCGTCGGGGCTGCGTGCGGCACTGGCGACGGTCACCGTCGCCGCCACCGCGGCCCTGAGCGCGTGCGCCAACCTGGGTGGCCTGAACCTGGACACCGTCGGTGCCCCGGACCAGACCACCTATGTCAAGCTCGCCCTCAACCAGACCGAGACGCACCCCAGCTACATCGCCCTGGACAACTTCGCCGAGCGCTTCTCCGAGCGCACCGACGGCCGCTGGGACATCGACATCTTCCCGAACGAACAGCTGGGTTCCCAACAGGAGGTGCTGCAGTTCGTCTCCTCGGGCGCCATCGAGATGGCCATCGTCTCGGGGACGCAGCTGGAGAACCTCAACAAGGACTTCCAGGTCCTCAACATGCCCACAACCTTCAGCGACGTCGAGCACCAGATGCGCGTCATCCGCCAGGACGAGATCGTCGGCGATCTCTTCGACTCGCTCGCGGCCAGCAACAACATCTCCGTCATCGGCGGTTTCACCCAGGGTTCGCGTTCGATCTACACCTCCGGAAGTCCGGTGCTGACACCGGAGGACCTCCACGGCCGCAAGATCCGCGTCCAGGAGTCGGACATGCACATCCGCATGATCCAGCTCATGGGCGGCTCGGCCACCCCGCTGTCCTACGGCGAGGTCTACACCGCCATCCAGTCGGGCGTCCTCGACGGGGCGGAGAACAATGAGGTCTCCTACGTCACGCAGAAGCACAACGAGGTCGCCCCGTTCTGGTCCTACACCAATCACCTGGTGGGCCTGGACTACATGATCATGCGTACCGACCTGCGCGAGGCGATGAGCCCGGCGGACCGCGCCGTCTTCGACGAGGAGTGGGACGCCGCGATGACCGAGCACACCGCACTCTGGGACGAGGAGACCCGGCGCGCCATCGAGCAGGGCGAAGCCGCAGGCGCGGAGTTCGTCACTCCGGACCAGGAGGCGTTCCGCACGGCGCTCGAGCCGATCGCCGACGAGTTCCTCGTCAGCGATCAGCAGCGCGACCTCTACGAGCGCATCCGCGCCGAGGTCGAGCCGGTCGGGGAGGGGAGGTAG
- the cobA gene encoding uroporphyrinogen-III C-methyltransferase produces MTRTTTGTVTLVGGGPGAWDLITLRGARALADADVILADHLGPGEEIDRILAEVGAPEKEREIIDVAKLPYGRQVAQEETNRLLVEHARAGKTVVRLKGGDPYVFGRGFEELQHCAAAGVECHSVPGVTSAVSVPAAAGVPVTHRGVVHSFTVVSGHVAPGDERSLVDWSALARVGGTIVVIMGVRHARAIAAALVAAGLDPATPAIAIQEGTLSGQVSVRATVATLADEMERAEIASPAVYVIGEVAGLG; encoded by the coding sequence ATGACTAGAACTACCACCGGCACCGTCACCCTGGTCGGCGGAGGTCCCGGCGCCTGGGACCTGATCACCCTGCGTGGCGCACGCGCGCTCGCCGACGCCGACGTCATCCTCGCCGACCACCTCGGACCGGGGGAGGAGATCGACCGTATCCTGGCCGAGGTGGGCGCTCCGGAAAAGGAGCGCGAAATCATCGACGTCGCGAAGCTTCCCTACGGGCGACAGGTCGCGCAGGAGGAGACCAACCGGCTGCTGGTCGAGCACGCCCGCGCCGGGAAGACCGTGGTCCGCCTCAAGGGCGGGGATCCCTATGTCTTTGGGCGAGGTTTCGAGGAGCTCCAGCACTGTGCCGCCGCGGGCGTCGAGTGCCACTCGGTCCCGGGGGTGACCAGCGCTGTTTCGGTCCCCGCCGCCGCCGGGGTGCCGGTGACCCACCGAGGGGTCGTCCACTCCTTCACGGTCGTCTCCGGGCATGTCGCGCCGGGTGATGAGCGCAGCCTCGTCGACTGGTCCGCGCTGGCACGCGTCGGCGGCACCATAGTCGTCATCATGGGGGTGCGTCATGCCCGGGCGATCGCCGCCGCGCTCGTCGCCGCCGGGCTCGACCCCGCGACACCGGCCATCGCCATCCAGGAGGGCACCCTCTCGGGGCAGGTCTCGGTCCGCGCCACGGTCGCCACGCTTGCCGACGAGATGGAGCGCGCCGAGATCGCCAGCCCGGCCGTCTACGTCATCGGTGAGGTGGCGGGGCTCGGCTGA
- a CDS encoding protein adenylyltransferase SelO, translating to MSPGFTLHSDFATAFPELVVDSRAERQPDPQLVVLNDPLAEELGLDTDWLRTAEGLAFLTGQETVPGSRPVAMGYAGHQFGQLSPRLGDGRALLLGELELADSHRLVDIHLKGSGPTVFSRGGDGRGALGPMLREFLMSEAMHALGVPTTRALAVVSTGRRIMREGAVPGALLVRVASSHLRVGTVQFARLSDRSEELDLVARLLDYARDRHHPHVARGDHAGFFRAVRDAQLATVAQWMRLGFVHGVMNTDNTTLSGETIDYGPCAFTDAYDHRAYYSSIDTGGRYAFGNQPGILGWNLARLAEAMIPLLELDRAQELMAEFPDRWEAARRTEAARTLGVDAGDPVVAGFLDWLPEARPDIQTLGRALVDAADNAPAGLAGLVGDAAWAQEWHTRAVDVEALAAVNPVYIPRNHLVDAALRDAVDGDFGAYERLLQAVTNPFEAGPVMPELIGPAPGDFGPFVTYCGT from the coding sequence ATGTCTCCTGGATTCACGCTGCACTCGGACTTCGCCACCGCCTTCCCGGAACTGGTCGTCGACTCGCGCGCCGAGCGCCAGCCCGACCCGCAGCTGGTGGTGCTCAACGACCCGTTGGCCGAGGAGCTCGGCCTGGACACCGACTGGCTGCGTACCGCGGAGGGCCTGGCCTTCCTCACCGGCCAGGAAACCGTCCCCGGATCGCGGCCGGTGGCGATGGGCTACGCGGGCCACCAGTTCGGGCAGCTCTCCCCCAGACTCGGCGACGGGCGCGCGCTGCTGCTCGGCGAACTCGAGCTCGCTGACAGCCACCGCCTCGTCGACATCCACCTCAAGGGCTCGGGCCCCACGGTCTTCTCCCGCGGCGGCGACGGGCGTGGCGCACTCGGACCCATGCTGCGCGAATTCCTCATGAGCGAGGCGATGCACGCCCTCGGCGTGCCCACCACCCGCGCGCTCGCGGTCGTCTCCACCGGACGCCGAATCATGCGCGAGGGTGCGGTGCCGGGCGCCCTGCTGGTGCGCGTGGCTTCCTCCCACCTGCGCGTCGGCACGGTGCAGTTCGCCCGCCTCAGCGACCGCAGCGAAGAGCTTGACCTGGTGGCCCGCCTGCTCGACTACGCCCGCGACCGCCACCACCCGCACGTCGCCCGGGGCGACCACGCCGGCTTCTTCCGCGCCGTGAGGGACGCGCAACTGGCCACCGTCGCGCAGTGGATGCGCCTGGGCTTCGTCCACGGCGTGATGAACACCGACAACACCACCCTGTCCGGCGAGACCATCGACTACGGGCCGTGTGCCTTCACCGACGCCTACGACCACCGCGCGTACTACTCCTCCATCGACACCGGCGGGCGCTACGCCTTCGGCAACCAGCCCGGCATCCTCGGCTGGAATCTCGCCCGCCTGGCCGAGGCGATGATCCCGCTGCTCGAGCTCGACCGGGCCCAGGAACTGATGGCGGAGTTCCCCGACCGCTGGGAAGCCGCGCGGCGGACCGAAGCGGCCCGCACGCTCGGCGTCGACGCCGGGGACCCCGTCGTTGCGGGCTTCCTCGACTGGCTGCCGGAGGCCCGGCCCGACATCCAGACCCTCGGACGCGCGCTTGTCGACGCCGCCGACAATGCCCCGGCCGGCCTCGCCGGGCTGGTCGGCGACGCCGCCTGGGCGCAGGAGTGGCACACCCGGGCCGTGGACGTCGAGGCGCTGGCGGCGGTCAACCCCGTCTACATCCCCCGCAACCACCTCGTCGACGCGGCGCTGCGCGACGCCGTCGACGGGGACTTCGGCGCCTACGAGCGCCTCCTCCAGGCCGTGACCAACCCCTTCGAGGCGGGCCCGGTGATGCCGGAGCTCATCGGCCCGGCGCCCGGCGACTTCGGCCCCTTCGTCACCTACTGCGGCACGTAG
- a CDS encoding VOC family protein → MQTVTPCIWCNGTADEAAEFYAGVFPDSSIIQTDRYPTEGLLDFQQPLAGQTLTQLLDLNGYRMMLINAGDEFAPNPSISFFINVDPGVFDNPRRLIDELWAKLTDGGHVLMPLGDYPHSEYYGWVADRFGVSWQLMLTDPAGEPRPFIVPDLMFCGPNQNRATEAVDTYVGLFRDARLGTRVHYPAPQGPVTTESVIFSEFTVQGEWLAAMDSGVEQNFTFTEGVSLMVEVPGQEEIDRLWAVLAHEEQPCGWCRDEFGVSWQIVPDNLGELLRRPGAFETFMGMTRIVIGDFPPAA, encoded by the coding sequence ATGCAAACCGTCACACCCTGTATCTGGTGCAACGGCACCGCCGACGAGGCCGCGGAGTTCTACGCCGGCGTCTTCCCCGACTCCTCCATCATCCAGACCGATCGTTATCCCACCGAGGGACTCCTCGACTTCCAACAGCCCCTGGCCGGCCAGACCCTGACCCAGCTGCTCGACCTCAACGGCTACCGCATGATGCTCATCAACGCCGGTGATGAATTCGCGCCGAATCCCTCCATCAGCTTCTTCATCAACGTCGATCCCGGAGTATTCGACAATCCCCGCCGCCTCATCGACGAACTGTGGGCGAAGCTGACGGACGGCGGTCACGTCCTGATGCCCCTGGGCGACTACCCGCACTCCGAGTACTACGGCTGGGTGGCGGACAGGTTCGGCGTGAGCTGGCAGCTCATGCTCACCGACCCCGCCGGCGAGCCCCGCCCATTCATCGTCCCGGACCTCATGTTCTGCGGTCCGAACCAGAACCGGGCCACGGAGGCGGTGGACACCTACGTCGGGCTCTTCCGGGACGCCCGGCTGGGCACTCGCGTCCACTATCCCGCGCCGCAGGGCCCCGTGACCACCGAGTCGGTGATCTTCTCCGAGTTCACCGTCCAGGGGGAGTGGCTGGCGGCGATGGATTCCGGCGTCGAGCAGAACTTCACCTTCACCGAGGGGGTCTCCCTCATGGTGGAGGTCCCCGGACAGGAGGAGATCGACCGACTGTGGGCGGTGCTCGCCCACGAGGAGCAGCCCTGCGGCTGGTGCCGCGACGAGTTCGGCGTCAGTTGGCAGATCGTGCCCGACAACCTCGGCGAGCTTTTGCGCCGCCCCGGAGCCTTCGAGACGTTCATGGGAATGACGAGGATCGTCATCGGGGATTTCCCGCCCGCGGCTTAG